A single window of Gaiellales bacterium DNA harbors:
- a CDS encoding phosphatidylglycerol lysyltransferase domain-containing protein: MLARIRRLRQPPSALAALTMLVGVIDVVSALTPELGDRVHEVSRVLSLDLQMTARGLTLAAGVALLLLASSLARRKRRAWVLAVVLVTAGAVLHVVKGLDVEESVLNAALLILLLRSRRWFTAPGDPASIRLLLAGIALLSWLAVAVIALPAGPGMDEMRILHVGLLTLAVMTAVWLVHLWLRPWREPDVQTEAEHELARHIVLEWGDDSLSFFALRRDRRYAFSAAGDALLAYRVVAGCALVSGDPIGNPESIPALVDDFAATAHQRGWRLVVLHCSDEWVGLFRAMGLRALPIGDEAVLRPDSFSLDGRAIRKVRQSVSRLQRLGYRVEVLGPDALDDRMRAAVDGVSEEWLNGWPDRGFSMAMDDLYSHPQARFALTYDAAGRLQGFLHMVPSRRGYSLSSMRRRRGTPNGLIEYAIAETAVWARAEGAEEISLNFSVFADVLRADGTASWPIRATRWSLLRVDRLFQLERLFSFNRKFFPEWRRRYICFERRRDVPLLGLATLHVERLLAPPRPTPPRFVRR; the protein is encoded by the coding sequence GTGCTCGCGCGCATCCGCCGCCTCCGCCAGCCGCCATCGGCGCTGGCGGCGCTCACCATGCTGGTCGGCGTCATCGACGTCGTGTCGGCGCTGACCCCGGAGCTGGGTGACCGTGTGCACGAGGTCAGCCGCGTGCTCTCGCTCGACCTCCAGATGACCGCGCGCGGCCTCACGCTCGCGGCCGGCGTGGCGCTGCTGCTGCTCGCCTCGTCGCTCGCGCGCCGCAAGCGACGGGCGTGGGTGCTGGCCGTCGTCCTTGTCACCGCCGGCGCCGTCCTGCACGTCGTCAAGGGCCTCGACGTCGAGGAGTCGGTGCTGAACGCCGCCCTGCTCATCCTGCTCCTCCGCTCACGGCGCTGGTTCACGGCTCCCGGCGACCCCGCCTCGATACGGCTGCTCCTGGCCGGCATCGCGCTCCTGTCGTGGCTCGCTGTGGCGGTGATTGCGCTGCCTGCCGGCCCCGGCATGGACGAGATGCGCATCCTCCACGTCGGCCTCCTCACCCTGGCCGTGATGACCGCCGTCTGGCTCGTGCACCTCTGGCTGCGACCGTGGCGCGAGCCGGACGTCCAGACCGAGGCCGAGCACGAGCTGGCCCGACACATCGTCCTGGAATGGGGCGACGACAGCCTCTCGTTCTTCGCACTGCGCCGCGACCGCCGGTACGCGTTCTCCGCGGCGGGCGATGCCCTGCTCGCCTACCGTGTCGTCGCCGGATGCGCGCTCGTGTCCGGCGACCCGATCGGCAACCCGGAATCGATTCCCGCCCTGGTCGACGACTTCGCGGCCACCGCACACCAGCGCGGCTGGCGCCTCGTCGTGCTGCACTGCTCCGACGAGTGGGTGGGCCTCTTCCGCGCCATGGGGCTTCGCGCGCTGCCGATCGGCGACGAGGCGGTGCTTCGCCCCGACAGCTTCTCGCTCGACGGCCGGGCCATCCGAAAGGTGCGCCAGTCGGTCAGCCGCCTGCAGCGGCTCGGCTACCGGGTCGAGGTGCTCGGCCCCGACGCCCTGGACGACCGCATGCGTGCCGCCGTGGACGGGGTCTCCGAGGAGTGGCTGAACGGATGGCCGGATCGCGGCTTCTCGATGGCCATGGACGACCTCTACTCGCATCCCCAGGCGCGCTTCGCTCTGACGTACGACGCCGCCGGCCGGCTTCAGGGCTTCCTTCACATGGTGCCGTCGCGCCGTGGCTACTCGCTTTCCTCGATGCGCCGCCGGCGCGGCACCCCGAACGGCCTGATCGAGTACGCGATCGCCGAGACGGCCGTCTGGGCGCGCGCCGAGGGCGCGGAGGAGATCTCGCTCAACTTCTCGGTGTTCGCCGACGTGCTGCGCGCCGACGGCACCGCCTCCTGGCCGATCCGCGCCACGCGCTGGTCGCTCCTGCGGGTCGACCGCCTGTTTCAGCTGGAGCGGCTCTTCAGCTTCAACCGCAAGTTCTTCCCGGAATGGCGCCGCCGCTACATCTGCTTCGAGCGGCGGCGTGACGTGCCGTTGCTCGGCCTCGCGACGCTGCACGTCGAGCGGCTGCTGGCGCCGCCGCGCCCTACGCCGCCGCGCTTCGTGCGGCGCTGA
- a CDS encoding mannosyltransferase family protein, translating into MRAARVRRIPAAARNIVVLWSASRVAVVLLGWLLSTRLGWHRVLEPWQRQPWTALTGWDSVYYIRIAHDGYAKGPRVAFFPLYPLLIRAAETLIGLGDALASLAVSNGCALIGLAGIYVLGRDRLSPQHAWRAVLYLVLSPYAFALVLAYSEGVFIALASWLFVFSDRRRHLPAAALGVLAGVTRVNGLALIAPLALVAWRRRSAADAVVAAAPAAGLGLHMLWLWHAVGDPLAFVHAQGHWGGHASFPPLALGEEFWQFAQTGRAIHLLSGLTVVVYLALLVPILRRSGFVRHRWEDALYVLGIFALPLLAGVLQSSGRFGLLAFPLFFALADLGLRHPSLHRAYVVFAPVIQVLAFGYVALGYLVP; encoded by the coding sequence ATGCGTGCCGCACGCGTGCGGCGCATCCCTGCCGCCGCGCGCAACATCGTCGTGCTGTGGTCCGCAAGCCGCGTCGCCGTCGTGCTGCTCGGCTGGCTGTTGAGCACTCGTCTGGGATGGCACCGCGTGCTCGAGCCGTGGCAGCGCCAGCCCTGGACGGCGCTCACCGGCTGGGACTCGGTCTACTACATCCGCATCGCGCACGACGGCTACGCGAAGGGGCCGCGCGTCGCGTTCTTCCCGCTGTATCCGCTCCTGATCCGCGCCGCTGAGACGCTGATCGGCCTCGGAGACGCGCTGGCGTCGCTGGCCGTCTCGAACGGCTGCGCGCTGATCGGCCTGGCCGGCATCTACGTCCTCGGCCGCGACCGGCTGTCGCCCCAGCACGCCTGGCGTGCGGTGCTGTATCTGGTGCTCTCGCCCTATGCCTTCGCGCTGGTGCTCGCCTACAGCGAAGGCGTCTTCATCGCCCTGGCCAGCTGGCTGTTCGTGTTCAGCGACCGCCGCCGCCATCTGCCGGCCGCGGCGCTCGGCGTGCTCGCCGGCGTGACCCGCGTCAACGGCCTGGCGCTGATCGCGCCGCTGGCCCTCGTGGCCTGGCGGCGCCGTTCGGCGGCCGATGCCGTGGTGGCGGCGGCACCGGCGGCCGGGCTGGGCCTGCACATGCTGTGGCTGTGGCACGCCGTCGGCGATCCGCTCGCCTTCGTGCACGCCCAGGGACACTGGGGCGGTCACGCCAGCTTTCCACCGCTCGCCCTCGGCGAGGAGTTCTGGCAGTTCGCGCAGACCGGACGAGCGATCCACCTGCTCAGCGGCCTCACCGTCGTCGTCTACCTGGCACTGCTCGTGCCGATCCTGCGGCGGTCAGGGTTTGTGCGCCACCGGTGGGAGGATGCGCTCTACGTCCTCGGGATCTTCGCGCTGCCGCTGCTCGCGGGCGTCCTGCAGTCGTCGGGGCGCTTCGGCCTGCTCGCCTTTCCGCTGTTCTTCGCGCTCGCCGACCTGGGGCTGCGGCATCCCTCGCTGCACCGCGCCTACGTCGTCTTCGCGCCCGTCATCCAGGTGCTGGCGTTCGGCTACGTCGCGCTCGGGTACCTGGTGCCCTAG
- a CDS encoding ion channel → MRLPSRGGATGLGDVRPGWLTAGGIRLAVLCLFIVAIEMLRPHLSPHSAGWVAVAGAVAVAAGGAVFVGATRRLAERLPFLTGSQRLADAAVLQLRRIGLPLLGLLFFLFWTFVYLALWAVHPDDAFRGLGSQPRFADFFYYAVSTALISPPGDILAHSRGARAATMIEMLTGFGVLTAYLSSFMDWNRREGTEAE, encoded by the coding sequence ATGCGGTTGCCCTCGCGAGGCGGTGCCACCGGCCTGGGAGACGTGCGCCCGGGCTGGTTGACCGCCGGAGGAATCAGGCTGGCCGTGCTGTGCCTCTTCATCGTCGCGATCGAGATGCTGCGCCCCCACCTGTCGCCCCATTCCGCGGGCTGGGTTGCGGTGGCCGGGGCGGTGGCGGTGGCCGCCGGCGGCGCGGTGTTCGTCGGCGCCACCCGCAGGCTGGCTGAGCGCCTGCCGTTCCTGACGGGATCGCAGCGCCTGGCGGACGCGGCGGTGCTGCAGCTGCGGCGGATCGGGCTGCCGCTGCTCGGGCTGCTGTTCTTCCTGTTCTGGACGTTCGTGTACCTGGCGCTGTGGGCCGTGCACCCGGACGACGCGTTCCGCGGGCTGGGATCCCAGCCGAGGTTCGCCGACTTCTTCTACTACGCCGTCTCGACGGCGCTGATCTCGCCGCCGGGGGACATCCTCGCCCACTCCCGCGGCGCGCGGGCGGCCACCATGATCGAGATGCTCACCGGCTTCGGCGTCCTGACGGCGTACCTGTCGAGCTTCATGGACTGGAACCGGCGCGAGGGAACGGAGGCGGAGTGA
- a CDS encoding TetR family transcriptional regulator, whose product MARPKNQTERRRQLTEAAGRAIVARGAAAVRLKDIADQAGITPGAVLYYYPDVDALLVEAHRAAGERFCEDRIAALAEIDDPRERMVAAIRTGLPTGPEDEAVRMLYEMDALVGRSALYSALTVSFFERQVALYQVILEAGVARGLFDLTDDSHTLGRNIVALEDAHGLHVLMGDSPIDRREAERLIVAHASAVTRCDLRAVAG is encoded by the coding sequence ATGGCACGGCCAAAGAACCAGACCGAGCGCCGTCGCCAGCTGACCGAGGCGGCGGGCCGGGCGATCGTCGCTCGCGGTGCGGCGGCGGTGCGGCTGAAGGACATCGCCGACCAGGCGGGAATCACCCCGGGCGCCGTTCTCTACTACTACCCGGACGTGGACGCACTGCTGGTCGAGGCGCACCGGGCCGCCGGCGAGCGCTTCTGCGAGGACCGGATCGCGGCGCTGGCGGAGATCGACGATCCACGGGAGCGCATGGTCGCGGCGATCCGCACCGGCCTGCCCACCGGGCCGGAGGACGAGGCGGTGCGGATGCTCTACGAGATGGACGCGCTGGTCGGAAGGAGCGCGCTGTACTCGGCGCTCACCGTGTCGTTCTTCGAGCGGCAGGTGGCGCTCTACCAGGTGATCCTCGAGGCCGGGGTCGCGCGCGGGCTGTTCGACCTGACCGACGACTCGCATACGCTCGGGCGCAACATCGTGGCGCTCGAGGACGCGCACGGGCTGCATGTCCTGATGGGCGACTCGCCGATCGACCGGCGTGAGGCGGAGCGGCTGATCGTCGCCCACGCGTCGGCTGTCACCCGGTGCGACCTTCGCGCCGTCGCAGGCTGA
- a CDS encoding choice-of-anchor D domain-containing protein gives MRRRLPLTLFLLAALTLTTVAVSSATSGPADFTPSPVQLGTVQVGGHSHTTVTVQNTGDTDMAIGSGAFSFSGTNPNAFGTANDGCSGSTVSPNGTCQVDVTFDPATAGSYDAVLEMASDAPTSPDQVAVSGTANQAAIDISPDPFDFGNQKKGTTSGAQQFTISNGGDPGTTLHIANVSIASGSDPAFTIASNGCTDTNAPCTVTVTFAPGATGPLTGTLSVTSSQDGVAPVLAQLSGTGTVPQASVPATVAFATPVNVAKVAPVTLTNTGNAVLNVNGVSLTGDNAFSNTGTGNCGNAALQPGASCQSQIQFKPGSTGAFNATLTFTDDDGSASGSHQQVGLVGTVQVPGIQASPTTVPFGTLVEGRISDATPVTITNTGDANLHIGNVRIGGLNRRSFVLGSENCTDGPVAPHDTCTASVRFAPAKTSGRVATLVFVNDAGQDQSIALTGAGQRPPDGSHLQTAVGCSDAKLSWRNPDAPMFKKVIVVRGRRHYPKGPGDGVVVRHHGTSVLDRGPRPLRTYRYTLFSRYGSYNGERIFYSPGMRAKIHTGRICTPRNGAAIGDLTPTVDWTSYSGARSYAFILQRSGKTIWVHYVRKSRFHIPSDWRYGGAGRSLTHGSAYTFFLYAYTRHKPNGVTIGQTAWTER, from the coding sequence ATGCGCCGACGCCTGCCCCTGACCCTCTTCCTGCTCGCCGCACTGACGCTGACGACCGTCGCCGTCTCATCCGCGACGTCAGGGCCGGCTGACTTCACGCCGTCGCCGGTGCAGCTCGGCACGGTGCAGGTGGGTGGCCATTCGCACACGACCGTGACGGTGCAGAACACCGGCGACACGGACATGGCGATCGGGTCGGGCGCATTCTCGTTCTCCGGAACCAACCCGAACGCCTTTGGGACGGCGAATGACGGTTGCTCCGGCAGCACCGTGTCCCCGAACGGGACCTGCCAGGTCGACGTGACATTCGATCCGGCCACGGCCGGGTCATACGACGCCGTCCTCGAGATGGCCAGCGACGCTCCGACGTCACCCGACCAGGTTGCGGTCAGCGGCACGGCGAACCAGGCGGCCATCGACATCAGCCCCGATCCCTTCGACTTCGGGAACCAGAAGAAGGGGACGACCTCGGGCGCACAGCAGTTCACGATCTCAAACGGCGGCGACCCGGGCACCACGCTGCACATCGCGAACGTGTCGATCGCGAGCGGCTCGGATCCCGCGTTCACCATCGCCTCGAACGGGTGCACCGACACGAACGCGCCGTGCACCGTCACCGTCACGTTTGCGCCCGGGGCAACGGGCCCCCTCACCGGGACGCTCTCGGTCACCTCCTCGCAGGACGGTGTTGCTCCGGTTCTCGCTCAGCTGAGCGGCACCGGCACGGTGCCGCAGGCGTCCGTCCCCGCAACCGTGGCTTTTGCAACGCCGGTCAACGTTGCCAAGGTGGCGCCGGTGACACTGACCAACACCGGCAACGCCGTGCTGAACGTCAACGGCGTGTCGCTCACGGGCGACAACGCGTTCAGCAACACTGGCACCGGGAACTGCGGCAACGCCGCGCTTCAGCCCGGTGCGTCGTGCCAGTCGCAGATCCAGTTCAAGCCCGGCTCGACCGGCGCCTTCAACGCGACGCTGACGTTCACGGACGACGACGGCTCCGCCTCGGGCAGCCACCAGCAGGTCGGCCTGGTCGGCACGGTGCAGGTTCCCGGCATCCAGGCGAGTCCCACCACGGTCCCGTTCGGCACGCTGGTCGAGGGGCGGATCAGCGACGCCACGCCGGTGACGATCACCAACACCGGCGACGCCAACCTGCACATCGGCAACGTCAGGATCGGGGGGCTGAACCGGCGCTCGTTCGTCCTCGGGTCGGAGAACTGCACCGATGGGCCCGTGGCCCCGCATGACACGTGCACGGCGAGCGTCAGGTTCGCGCCGGCCAAGACGTCGGGGCGGGTGGCGACGCTGGTCTTCGTCAACGACGCCGGGCAGGACCAGAGCATCGCGCTGACGGGTGCCGGCCAGAGGCCGCCGGACGGGAGCCACCTGCAGACGGCGGTCGGCTGCTCGGATGCAAAGCTCTCGTGGCGAAATCCGGACGCGCCGATGTTCAAGAAGGTGATCGTCGTCCGCGGCCGCCGGCACTACCCGAAGGGCCCAGGTGACGGGGTGGTCGTCCGGCACCACGGGACGAGCGTCCTCGACCGCGGCCCGAGGCCGCTTCGCACGTACCGCTACACGCTGTTCTCGCGGTACGGGTCGTACAACGGCGAGCGCATCTTCTACTCGCCCGGCATGCGCGCGAAGATCCACACCGGACGCATCTGCACGCCGCGAAACGGCGCCGCGATCGGCGATCTCACGCCGACCGTCGACTGGACGTCCTACAGCGGCGCGCGGTCGTACGCCTTCATCCTGCAGCGGAGCGGCAAGACGATCTGGGTGCACTACGTCCGCAAGAGCCGGTTCCACATCCCGAGCGACTGGCGGTACGGCGGCGCCGGCCGCAGCCTGACGCACGGGAGCGCCTACACGTTCTTCCTCTACGCGTACACGCGGCACAAGCCAAACGGCGTGACGATCGGCCAGACCGCGTGGACGGAGCGGTAG
- a CDS encoding DEAD/DEAH box helicase, whose translation MTETTFRGLGVSAPVADALAERGIEAPFEIQGRVLPDALAGQDVLAKAPTGSGKTLAFGIPLVQRIDPDTPQPSALVLVPTRELAAQVGEVLEHIAAARGLRVATAYGGVGLRDQAKKAAASHLVVATPGRLEDLASRRMLSLAGIRMLVLDEADRMLDMGFQPQVDRIVRRLPDRRQTMFFSATLDGEVGRLARSYTSDPARHEANPDAETVEEVDHRFVQVTPETKVQTLIELLGDSDNHTLVFVRTKRGADRLLAKLRERGVSAVAMHGDMTQSARERAWERFESGKARTLVATDVAARGLDLQSITHVINFDPPEDNKGYVHRVGRTGRAGRSGVGVTLVTRDQQADVSRIAARLDLNDEFTSSGMTVAPPRLVYTSRKGRGGGRRGW comes from the coding sequence ATGACCGAAACGACCTTTCGCGGCCTCGGCGTGAGCGCGCCGGTGGCCGACGCGCTCGCCGAGCGCGGCATCGAGGCACCCTTCGAGATCCAGGGCCGCGTCCTGCCGGATGCGCTGGCCGGGCAGGACGTTCTCGCCAAGGCGCCGACCGGCTCCGGCAAGACCCTGGCATTCGGCATCCCGCTGGTTCAGCGGATCGACCCTGACACGCCGCAGCCGTCGGCGCTCGTGCTCGTTCCAACGCGCGAGCTGGCCGCCCAGGTGGGCGAGGTGCTCGAGCACATCGCCGCCGCCCGCGGCCTGCGCGTCGCAACCGCCTACGGCGGCGTGGGCCTCCGCGACCAGGCGAAGAAGGCCGCGGCGTCACATCTCGTCGTGGCCACCCCCGGCCGGCTGGAGGATCTCGCCTCGCGGCGGATGCTCTCGCTGGCGGGCATCCGGATGCTGGTGCTGGACGAGGCCGACCGCATGCTCGACATGGGGTTCCAGCCGCAGGTCGACCGGATCGTCCGCCGCCTGCCAGACCGCCGGCAGACGATGTTCTTCTCGGCGACGCTCGACGGCGAGGTCGGCCGGCTGGCACGCAGCTACACGTCCGACCCCGCCCGGCACGAGGCCAACCCGGATGCCGAGACGGTGGAGGAGGTCGACCACCGCTTCGTCCAGGTGACCCCCGAGACGAAGGTGCAGACGCTGATCGAGCTGCTCGGCGACTCCGACAACCACACGCTCGTGTTCGTGCGCACCAAGCGCGGCGCGGATCGCCTGCTGGCGAAGCTCCGCGAGCGCGGCGTCTCGGCGGTCGCCATGCACGGCGACATGACGCAGAGCGCCCGCGAACGGGCATGGGAGCGGTTCGAGTCCGGCAAGGCGCGGACGCTCGTTGCGACCGACGTGGCCGCCCGCGGACTGGATTTGCAGTCCATCACCCACGTGATCAACTTCGACCCTCCCGAGGACAACAAGGGCTACGTGCACCGGGTCGGGCGCACCGGCCGCGCGGGGAGAAGCGGCGTCGGCGTGACGCTCGTCACGCGTGACCAGCAGGCCGACGTCAGCCGGATCGCCGCGCGGCTCGACCTGAACGACGAGTTCACGAGCTCCGGTATGACCGTGGCCCCGCCGCGGCTGGTCTACACCTCCCGCAAGGGGCGAGGCGGCGGCCGGCGCGGCTGGTGA
- a CDS encoding acetate--CoA ligase family protein — protein MPRDLQPLFAPRSVAILGASNDPAKWGNWLARGALRGKHRRPVYLVNRNGGEVLGEPAFRSLAELPGDPELVVISVPAPAFEQAVDDALARNAKALIGITAGLGESGDEAAARERELVWRIREAGAMLLGPNCLGVYDASSDLGLASNEFPPGAIGLISQSGNLALELGLLAGRYGLGFSRFASIGNQADLDLAELVASYAAHEQTELIAIYVEDFRDGRAFVDAAANAGKPCVLITVGRSDASGRAAASHTGAMVSDHSVVDAACRAAGVSLVSTPAQMIDLAHALLQPRRLGGSRVAVLGDGGGHGAIACDVAVAAGLDVPTLSPELQAALAEPLPVTASTRNPVDLAGGGEEDFYNYSRMARGLLESGDVDGLLMTGYFGGYSQYSDEFSERETDVAREIARAVEETGKPLVAQSMYPDGAPNLVLRERGIPVYATIEAAASALSALRLPGHVPGSPTLPDPETEPFEVSYFGARELLAAGGVPFVEALRVRTREEALVAADGVGYPIVLKALGLLHKSDAGGVAVGLTDEETLGRAFDDMTSRLSPPELSVEAMAPLSQGVELIIGAKRDPRFGPVALVGMGGVYAELLLDVAEALAPVSAEQAIEMIESLNGAPVLKGARGRPALDIPAAASALVALSRVAAARPEIAEIEVNPLLVLPRGALALDARIIHADEGGQDAG, from the coding sequence ATGCCTCGAGACCTGCAGCCGCTGTTCGCGCCGCGCTCCGTCGCCATCCTGGGCGCCTCCAACGACCCTGCGAAATGGGGAAACTGGCTCGCGCGCGGAGCGCTGCGCGGCAAGCATCGCCGTCCCGTGTACCTGGTCAACCGAAACGGGGGCGAGGTGCTCGGCGAGCCGGCGTTCCGCTCGCTGGCCGAGCTGCCCGGCGATCCCGAGCTGGTCGTCATCTCCGTTCCGGCGCCCGCGTTCGAGCAGGCCGTGGACGACGCGCTGGCGCGAAACGCCAAGGCGCTGATCGGCATCACGGCCGGGCTGGGGGAGTCCGGAGACGAGGCGGCCGCCCGCGAGCGGGAGCTCGTGTGGCGCATCCGCGAGGCCGGCGCGATGCTGCTCGGGCCGAACTGCCTGGGCGTCTACGACGCGTCGAGCGACCTCGGGCTGGCATCGAACGAGTTTCCGCCGGGCGCGATCGGGCTGATCTCACAGAGCGGCAACCTCGCCCTCGAGCTGGGCCTGCTGGCGGGGCGGTACGGGCTCGGATTCTCACGGTTCGCGTCGATCGGCAACCAGGCCGACCTCGACCTCGCCGAACTGGTCGCGTCCTACGCGGCCCACGAGCAGACCGAGCTGATCGCGATCTACGTGGAGGACTTCCGCGACGGGCGCGCGTTCGTCGACGCGGCCGCGAACGCCGGCAAGCCGTGCGTGCTGATCACCGTCGGCCGCAGCGATGCCAGCGGCAGGGCGGCCGCATCGCACACCGGCGCGATGGTCTCGGACCACAGCGTCGTCGATGCCGCATGCCGGGCTGCGGGCGTGTCCCTGGTGTCGACGCCCGCGCAGATGATCGACCTCGCCCACGCGCTGCTGCAGCCGCGCCGGCTGGGCGGCTCGCGCGTTGCGGTGCTCGGCGATGGTGGCGGCCATGGTGCCATCGCGTGCGATGTCGCCGTCGCCGCGGGTCTCGACGTTCCCACGCTGTCGCCCGAGCTGCAGGCGGCGCTCGCCGAGCCGCTGCCCGTGACCGCCTCGACCAGGAACCCCGTGGATCTCGCCGGCGGAGGGGAGGAGGATTTCTACAACTACTCGCGCATGGCGCGCGGCCTGCTCGAGTCGGGTGACGTCGACGGGCTGCTGATGACCGGCTACTTCGGCGGCTACAGCCAGTATTCGGACGAGTTCTCGGAGCGCGAGACCGATGTGGCGCGCGAGATCGCCCGGGCGGTCGAGGAGACCGGCAAGCCGCTGGTAGCCCAGTCCATGTACCCCGACGGCGCGCCCAACCTCGTGCTGCGCGAGCGTGGGATACCCGTGTACGCGACGATCGAGGCCGCGGCCTCTGCGCTCTCGGCGCTGCGCCTCCCGGGCCACGTGCCGGGCTCACCAACGTTGCCCGATCCGGAGACGGAGCCGTTCGAGGTCTCGTACTTCGGCGCCCGTGAGCTGCTGGCCGCGGGCGGCGTTCCGTTCGTCGAGGCGCTTCGCGTCCGCACGCGCGAGGAGGCGCTCGTCGCCGCGGACGGCGTCGGCTACCCGATCGTGCTGAAGGCGCTCGGCCTGCTGCACAAGTCGGACGCGGGCGGCGTGGCGGTCGGCCTGACCGACGAGGAGACGCTCGGCCGCGCGTTCGACGACATGACGTCGCGGCTCTCGCCCCCGGAGCTCTCGGTCGAGGCGATGGCGCCGCTCTCCCAGGGAGTGGAGCTGATCATCGGCGCCAAGCGCGATCCCCGCTTCGGCCCCGTGGCCCTGGTCGGCATGGGCGGTGTCTACGCCGAACTGCTGCTCGATGTGGCGGAGGCGCTCGCCCCCGTCTCGGCGGAGCAGGCGATCGAGATGATCGAGTCGCTGAACGGCGCCCCGGTGCTGAAGGGCGCACGCGGCCGTCCGGCGCTCGACATCCCCGCCGCGGCAAGCGCGCTGGTGGCGCTCTCGCGGGTGGCCGCCGCACGGCCGGAGATCGCCGAGATCGAGGTGAACCCGCTGCTGGTGCTGCCGAGGGGCGCGCTGGCGCTCGACGCGCGCATCATCCACGCCGACGAAGGAGGCCAGGATGCTGGTTGA
- a CDS encoding SDR family oxidoreductase, with product MLVDGCYDGRVAIVTGGGSGMGRAMAKEFARLGASVLVAGRRAEPLEETVALIQQAGGVAAAQPTDVRDPEQVDAMAAAAVDRFGRVDCLVNNAAGNFVVRGEDLSPNGWRAVVSIVLDGGFLCTRAAGRRMIEQGGGGAVLSVIASYAWTGGPGTVHSAAAKAGLLAMTKTLAVEWAPHRIRLNTICPGPTDTEGAGQALWPEPADRERVERSVPAGRLASVEEIAWWTTALCSDFGSYVTGMNFTIDGGHWLEQESYMPSLKARE from the coding sequence ATGCTGGTTGACGGCTGCTATGACGGCCGTGTCGCGATCGTCACCGGCGGTGGCAGCGGCATGGGGCGCGCGATGGCGAAGGAGTTCGCGCGGCTCGGCGCCTCCGTGCTGGTTGCGGGCCGCCGGGCCGAGCCGCTCGAGGAGACGGTCGCGCTGATCCAGCAGGCCGGCGGCGTCGCGGCCGCGCAGCCGACCGACGTGCGGGATCCCGAACAGGTGGACGCGATGGCGGCGGCCGCCGTCGACCGGTTCGGCCGCGTCGACTGCCTGGTCAACAACGCCGCGGGCAACTTCGTCGTGCGGGGCGAGGACCTGTCGCCGAACGGGTGGCGCGCCGTGGTCTCGATCGTGCTGGACGGAGGGTTCCTCTGCACCCGCGCGGCCGGGCGGCGGATGATCGAGCAGGGCGGCGGCGGCGCCGTGCTCTCCGTGATCGCGAGCTACGCCTGGACGGGCGGTCCCGGCACGGTGCACTCCGCGGCCGCGAAGGCCGGCCTGCTGGCGATGACCAAGACGCTTGCCGTCGAATGGGCGCCGCACCGGATCCGGCTGAACACGATCTGTCCCGGGCCGACCGACACCGAGGGCGCGGGCCAGGCCCTGTGGCCCGAGCCGGCCGACCGCGAGCGGGTGGAGCGAAGCGTGCCGGCCGGGAGGCTCGCATCCGTTGAGGAGATCGCATGGTGGACGACCGCCCTCTGTTCCGACTTCGGCTCCTACGTGACCGGCATGAACTTCACGATCGACGGCGGGCACTGGCTCGAGCAGGAGAGCTACATGCCGTCCCTGAAGGCGCGCGAGTAG